AACAAGGGTTTGCACTTTCATGAACTAGGGCCCTTTTACAcatccctatatctcagaatatcaaggcagaaaatcccacattttctgctttgaactgggagatatggcagtgtggactcaaataacccagttcaaagcacatattgtgggattttctgccttgatattaagGGATATAGGGCTTTGGAAGTTACAGAACTCTAGTGATACAGTTCAAGTAAAGTGGAGAATTCtcattgcctcaccaaactacatatccagAATGCCACAGAACCATGttacttaaagtggtatcaaaaggCTCTGATTGCAGCACTGGATACCCTTCAGGAATACCCTTTAGTCATGCTACCTCAACACGAAGACACTTAAAAGACACTTCTGTGCATGAACACATGCATATATGTCCTTACCCAGAAAGTGGATCCACAGCAATTGAGGCTGGCTCTGTTAAGTTAGTGTTAAATAGGACCTTCCACTTAGTACCATTAAGAGTAGCCACAGATATGGACTTAAGAGAAGAATCAGTCCAGTAGATGTTCTCATAAATCCAGTCAACAGCAATTCCTGCAGGACTCTGGACATTTTCTACAATCTGCAAATGCCGTCCTGGGCTGTTACTAGAAGTAAGTAAGGCACTAGGAAGAAAGATTCATTAAATGTTGTCTCAAGTAGATAcacattcaatttttaaaagtataCTGTATAGACATTAAAACATGCAAATTATGGTTAAGAGTTAATCCTGGACTCAAATTTGTCTAGAATAGGAAGTAGTGGGAAACTTGAAGCACTACAAATGTTTCTGCTCTGCAACTTCTATCAATCCTAGACAACAATAGCTAAGGATGGTAAGAAGTGTAATTCATCCACATAAAGTGCACCATACATCCTATCTAGAAGCTTagtttcagataatgttcaaCACCCATACTTCTAAGACAATATTATGACCATCAAAGTTTGACTTTTAGCAAGTTTTGACAAGCATATCCTTCCACATTCACAGGGTTGAGGGGCACAAACAGCAGTAATGATACTTGGCAGATAGAACAGCAGTTGGGAATAAAGTAGTGTTAACCACTGTTAGTATTTCATTTTAGTGATGCTTTGGAAAGCAGTCCTGAAGGTCAGCACAATGCAGAATACCAATTTAATGGACTATAAACACTGTCAGTGTCACTATCAGGGCCATGGTCAAGAGTACTGACTGTTAGTTGTTAGCAGACTGTGATAACTACATCATTTTAGTGATTGGGAGCATGCTTCCCAATCACTAAAATACCAGCCACTTCTTCTGTAGGTCCAAGAAAAAATGTAAGTGGTATGTTCTCTACCTTGTGTAGTACAGGTAGAGAGGTCTCCTGTGTCTGTACAACACCACGTAGACAACACCAGGCACAAACTAGGATAGACTTTTGATTAACCATACTTGCTTGGGTTAAGAAATACGATAGCGTACAAGGCATGAGCTATATGTTAAAGGAATAATTGGTGATCAACACGGTTTTGTAATTTTCATGTAGATGCTGAAGACATTTTGAAGCTCTACTGCCCATTACAAAACAGAGTCCATTTACCTGAAGATACCATTTCGTCCAGCATCAGCCCAGATAACTTTGCGCTCAACCATGTCAGCGCTCAGAGCAACAACATTTCTCAGGCCTCCTACTAGCTGTGTGTAGTCCTGTCTTTCTAAAGCAAACTGCCGGATGTTCCAGTGATTAGTGAAGAGCAGGCTTGGTTCCCCTCCTGAAAGAAATCAGTACAATTATACAAGACAAAGCCTTAAAGCTAAACATTAGTCTACTATAATTacacagttgaaaacaagactTCTTGGATTTAAGCAAGCTTTGTTTCCAGAAGATAGAAAAACATCACTCTTTAGGACAATCCCCTGGCCACCTTGGAGAAGAGATTTGGGGGTCTGTAGtctaaaaggtttttaaaactcAGATTATTTTTGAATTGATGGATATTATAGGAGCCCTTTAAAAAGTGACCAGTTTAGACTTGGTAAAGGCTTTCTAGTAGCAGAATCTGGACAATACAACAATACCACTCATGTAACTTACCAATTGCTTTGCATACTCCAGTTTGAGCATCCATTCGGTAGCCACGGCTACATTCACATTTGTATCCCAGTTTTGTGTTGATGCAGATTTGACTGCAGATACCAGGATTCTGGCATTCATCAATGTCTAGAAAAGAAGAGGCACTTAGTACAACATTCCAATATAAAGCTAGGCTTCAGTGACTCCAATCCTACTTCAGCATGCTTACCTCCACATGTTTTTCTGTCTATCAGCTGGAAGccagcaggacaatcacattcataGCCAATGACCAAGTCTTTGCAGATATGGGAGCAGCCTCCATTGTTTACCAAGCATTCATTGATGTCTGGAAGAAAGAATTAGAATTACCACTTAGTCTTTTAGATTTATTTTATGCACTTGGGAGTGCTTGACAGATATTTTCCAAAAGGAAacattataaggtaaaggtttcccctagttGTCTCCgcctctagggggtggtgctcatctttatttctaagctgaagagccagtgttgaccatagacacctccaaggtcacggaggtagcatgactgcatggagagtcattaccttcccacagaaacggtacccattgatctacctgtatttgcatgttttcgaactgctaggttgacagaagctgggcctaacagcgggagctcccctACTCCCTGCATTTGaatgccaatcttttggtcaggaagttcaacccactgtgccactaggggtCTGAAGACATTATACTGATgactgaaataaaaaagtgagacTTGAGACAGTTTTGGGATATTAGCGTGACCCCGTTAATAAACTCTATATCACTGCTTGAGTGGGGATATTATTTTATTGGTGGGTTATAAAATGGATACAGAATGTAATTAACTAATATCGAAAGTACTCACCCCAAATATGGGAGTCAACAGCTAATCAGAAAAATATGAAATAGACCCAAGCCAAGCAGAGGAACAGCTCACAGATGTCAACAATCCTGTCAGCTTTACCTATTACTTACTGCATTGTTTGAGAGGTTCATCACTCCAGTCTTTGCAATCCTGTTTCTGGTTGCACACTTTGCTGGAATCTATGCACTCCCCGCTTCTACACCTGAATTTTCCAGGCCCACTGCACTGATTAACTGGAGGATGGAGAAAAATAGGAGACAAAGTTAAAAGGAATATTTCTGTTCCCCACTGAAAATGCCACTTGTTGTGTGGCATTAATGTCATTTTGGGGTTTGTTGAATATTTACTTTTCTCCAACCAGGAAAACAGAGGGAAACACTAAAGAGTAGTAATTAGTAGCCTGAAGAAGAATGCCCTTGTCCAGATGTCATCCTTCCAAGAAACTACGTCATTTCTCCAGGAAACAGAACATGGAATATGGCCTCTAAAGTATCATATCATAAGCCAAAATCTTCATTGGTATATAACTAGCTGGtgtgagtccctctacagaggtagagaagatcagaatacaaaagttttaaattaataaataactcCATTCCATTACCTGTTTGACAATTGACTTCATCAGAGCCATCGATGCAGTCCCTCACACCATTGCACTGCCTGGTCCCATGAATACAGTTGCCATCCTCACATTTGAACTGATCAGGCCTACATGTCCGAGATgctgggaagagggagagaagatggaAGAACTAAGCCTACTGGTGGATGAGGAGCAACTTTTCGAAGGCAACATATCTCACTGTAACTTACGGCAATTGATCTCATCGCTTCCATCCTTGCAGTCTGTGTCTCCATCGCAACGCCACTTCTTGTGAAAACACTCGTCCCCTGAATCGCACAGCATTTCACTTTCTCCACACTTCACGGTCAGGACAGGCTGGCGGCCACACTGCTCTGGGGATTCATCTGACCAGTCGGTACAGTCGGGTTCACTGTCACACACCCAGTTAACTGGGATACAGCTGTCGCTTTCACTTTTACACTGGAACTCCCCTGCTTTACAAGTAGGCGCTGCACAGCCTGCCTCATCGCTACCATCACTGCAGTCTTCTTGCCCGTTGCAGGCAAAATCTTTTGAGATGCACCTCCCGTTGGCACACGTGAATTCTTCAGGGCTACAAGTTATATTGGCTAAGGGAAGAGACAGAGCAATTAGATTTACCAAGTGCTACTGCTTTGGAAGTCGCTGAAAAGCAAGAACAGGTTTGCAATACTATACTAATCAGGTTTGTTTCCACACCAAGGGCACAGTAATATATTGCTTTGATCTTCACCTTTGAACACTGTACAAACTATGGCTTGGGAGATTACTGAACTGCCACATAAACTAAGGTCTAAATAAATTCAGAATTTGGCACTGCAGCAACTGTATTCTTGATAGAggcagcatttaaaaaaataactggtGATTAGTTATGATTCTAACTGAAAGGTATGGGAAAAATGCTGCCTAAGGTAAGGAAGCTCCTCATTTAGATCATTTCACTGTAGGCTTATAGTTCCTTCTCAAGTTACAACTATTTCTACTCTGGAATGGGAATGTGGATAGAATGTCATGTAACTAAGATCTGATTTCATTACTATACTCCTAATGATTCAGCACTCAATGGGTGCTCTCCAAATTTAATGAATGACACCTCACatctgggaatgatgggaattgtagtccattgGGAAAGCTGACGCAGGCTACATTTCTTGTCCTCAATGTTCATTGGAAAGTATATGGTGCGAGCCAAGTGTTTTGATGATGTACCTAACAAACATCTCACAGCATTCACAGGAACACTAATGAGGAATTTAACCAAGTCCTATTTAATTCATGAGCTAAAGTATAGCCTATAGAAATGCAGTTCAACCAAAGAGAAACctgtacctgtctgaacatatctacgtgattctacgatgagacgtcgcgaatgatttagtgtaattgtattattgacagtgatgttgttattgttgtttgtgatattgcctatattgtaatttgtttttatatgttgtacactgccgtgagtcgccctagggctgagaacggcggtctacaagtgcattaaataaataaataaatagataatcttcccctatgaaccactcagagattaagatcgtctggggaggccctgctcttggccccacatTCTTTgtaagtgtgactggtggggatgaaagacagggtcttctcagtggtggctcctcggctcagtggtggctgtggaactccctccctagcaacaCTGTATTGGCCCcttcctcctagccttcagaaagagTGTAAAAGCCTGGCTGTGAGATCAGGCTTTCAGCGAATAACGCAATAATGCAATTGGAACATGTGCATTCACTATGGAATGGCCTTAGGCTATGATttctggatggcatgattttaatattgaatgtaattttgaactgtttaatatgtattaagtttaattcaattaattttaagcttaatgtatgtatgtgtttaatgcattgaataattgccatatgtaagctggtGTGAGTCCCCCTTGAGAaaaaggtgagttataaatagggtaaataaaataaaataaaataaaataaatacagtagtaTTTTAAGGCCAATATACAGTGTGCATTAGTGCGGCTAGATTCTGCCTAATTAAAATGTTGGGTGTTTGATCTTGTACAGTCTGGAACCTGACTCAGGTGTTATAATTCATGTATAGCAAACACACGAGGAAGAAGAGTACGAGTTTTAgaatgagaatcatagaataatagagttggaagagaccacatgggctatctagcccaacccccttccatgcaggaaaagcacaatcatcaAAGTACTCCCTTTTGGGCTGTTCGTTTCCCCTGTAGATGACAACATTCTGCAAATTTAGAACTGGTTAAGAAATAGAACACCAGAGTAAGGCATCCCTTCCACCCTGAATGACTCCAGCTTACCACAGTCATCTTCATCTGTACCATCACCACAGTCATTTTCACCATCACATCTCCAGGACACTGGGATACACCGACTTGATCGAGGACCACAGCTGATTTCACCCACTGAACACTTTCTTGTATCTATTGAGAAGTGATCACAAGGTCACTTAGAAACTGATTCAAGGTCTGTACCTGGGGATTTAAGCTTTGTATTCAAGCCAGTTCAGATAACACTTTGCTCAGTGTTATCTGCTATTCTGTATCTGAAAACTAACTACCCAGAAGGGAGCTTCCTAGCATTTCTTCCCCAGCTTTCATGTATTATTTGAGACTTTGTTCAGGGAGGCTTTGATGAGAGTTCACTGGAGGGAGACAATTTCTTAACTTAATCTTACATGGATTTGCTGCATTGTTTGTTTGACATTTGtggccatgtttacatatttaaGCCAACTCAAAAGTTCACTTGAGCAAATCATTCAGACTCTAGAACCAAATGCCCTTTAGGATGAAGCAGTGGATTATGCCAGGTTActaaatgtttatattttactgttcttGACTTTTTCTGAATCATCCATCTATTCCTTTAATTCTTGGAGCGACACACAACAAAGTAATAAAGATAAGAAAATTCAATGATTTCAAACAAAGTTAACAAAATGGATGGCATAGGTAAAAAAGACAATAAAAGACTATCTAAAGGTCAAGCAGTAAAACTTTGACAGGACTCTATGGCTTTATAAGGTACCTAATATAATATAAACTTCTTAGGAAGGAAGCTCCAGGGCATTACTACACAGACATTACTATCTCAAGTTGTGATCCACTTTGTCTAGGAGATGGGGACATCAGAAATGAGGAACATAAGCTCATAGAACTCCACTCCAAGTTTTTGCCTCAATATTATAGGAGCTATCTGATATTTGAATCACACCATCAATATAGATTTCAACACGTTggacacctccaaacaaaggatgccccaggcagcaaccagctaggctttgaagatggaaggtcattaaatgctaaccaaggtggccaattgtaacaatcacacttgcttcaagcagacaagagttctttctcccaccctggaccttccacagatatataaacctcacttgcttagttttcaacagacttcacaacttctgaagatgtctgccatagatgcaggtgaaacgtcaggaaagaatgcttctggaacatgaccatataacccggaaaactcacagaaatccagTTGGACAGTTCATTTAACATACAGACAAAACCAAAAGCAGATTCACTGTCCATTAACACTGAAGGCACTAGCTGTCACTATATAAAAAGGGTGACCTTGCACTATGGTCATAAGACATTTACGGTAAGAACAAACACTTCAGATGGACTTAGTCTGCTGTATTTTGCTTGACCTgtagtttcaaaatatttttcaagaAAAAGCTCTACATAGACTTTTGCTGCAGCTTAAGGTACAGTCCATTCCATTTGCTTTCACAGAAAGGGACACAGTTGTTACATCAATTGAAGCAGCACCAAAAGCAGTGGCTAGCTACCACTGCCACTTAAGTAAGCACTGCTGGACCTGCATTTTTTAACCTGTACAACCCAACCCTTTAGTTACAACTTTGTTTTGCTTATAAAGTTTAACACTTAATACAACAATATCTCTTCCACACAGAAGAAATAATCTAAAATATGTGGGAGAATTGAAGGCAGACCAAATGAATAACATGTTCGCTCTCTACACAAGCCATAATATTGAAGATTGCCCTAGAGATTAGGACACAGAGCAGTAAAGTCAGAAATGGAGATTTCACTTTAATATTAGGAGCCTCTGTTGGCACAGTGGGGTTAAagcacagagctgctgaacttgctgaccgaaaagttgtaggttcgaatccggggagcagcatgagctccagctgttagccccagcttctgccaatctagcagttcgaaaacaagtaCCGCTCCGGcatgaaggtaatggcactccatatagtcatgctggccacaatggacaatgccggctcttcagcttagaaatggagatgagcaccaacccccagagttggacatgacaggacttaatgtcaggggaaaacctttaccttttttattaggaagaacttcctagtaGCAACAGATGTATACAGTGCATTAtgctgccttgaagtgtggtagagtctccttcacTGTAAATAGAGATTGGATGTATTGAGGTGATTTATGGTGTGCCAGGGAATTGGAGTGGCTGGCCCtcagggtctctttcaactctacccCTAACCCAATTGCCAGTGTAATGCATATATTACAGGTTTTTAACATTCTGTATGGAACAGCATACAGCTGGAAACATGACGTGCAGAGTACAATTGTATTTGAGTTAGTTCCCATTTTAAAACCTGAAAGAACCTATGGTTGTATTGAAGCATATCAGGCAAGCTTACTCACAGCATAGTTCAGAGTGTTCATCTGAGCCATCTTCACAGTCAGTATCTCCATCACAATGCCATCTGCTGGGTATGCACTGTCCATTCTGGCATACGAAGTCTGATGGAGAACAGGTCTTTTTCACTGCGGGGAAACAGTGAAAAATAAAGAGATATCCTATTTGCAAATAGAACCATGTGTTTAGTTGACTTACCACATACCCAGTTAAATAATTTGCATCACAACATTCTTTTCAGAGTTCCCAGATTTagaattcaaagcagatgtttaACAGTGCATACCGTTTCCTTTTAAATCACATTTCTTTTTCTGAACACAAACAAATATGAAAGAAAAGACAAGTATGGAATTTGATAGGAATGCTAGGCCAGAGAGTCAGGCCATGAAGGGAATGGCGTCAAGCTCCAAATTGAGTAGTGGCACAGTTGTACTATAAGTTGGCCATATTTTTTAGAAACCCTTttgctttaggacagtggttctcaacctgtgggtccccagatgttttggccttcaactcccagaaatcctaacagctggtaaactggctgagatttctgggagttgtaggccaaaacacctggggacctacaggttgagaagctCTGCTTTAGGACAAGGATAGGTAATATGCATCCTGGGCCAACATGCAGCCCCTTCCAGGCTTCATTTCTGACtcctccaaaaaaagaaaaagaattgccCCTACTACAGCAGTTCATCCTTTATATAGCTTGAAGCCCCTCTGCACTACTTAATATCAAtacctatttttaaaaacttccacaGGGTTCTATTTTTTGCACTTTGGTAGTCCATGCATCCCTCAGAGGACTCAAGGAGGGGAAATCAGTTCTGGGCTTATGGCAGTTGCTCTTCCCTGCTTGGAGATACCATCTTAGTCCATTCTAATGCTTTGCAAAGTGAAGATGTTTCCTACCTACAGTTTTAAAGGAAAGGTATTATTACTATGGGAGGAACGTGAGATCTCCATGAAATTGAGTTCATGCTGACAGGGCAGAAGAAGCATTGGttgcaaagaaaggaaaataatttgGGATTTTGCAAGGTTGGATCTCCTCCTCCATCCTTGGACAAGGAGCTAGAGCAATGGCGGACCTTGGCACTATTGTCCAAAAAACGCTGAGGCACGGATGCATTTCACAGACATCAAACTGTATGCTATAAGTATGTAGACATACATTTATAAACCTACCAAAAAATAATCCAGTCTACAAGTTACTGCTTTTTTCCTTAGCACACTGTGATTTATTGTCTTTCAATCATAACTCATGTTAATCTAGCACAACAAATGAAGCATAACTCTGACTATTGGTCTTGAACACCAGAACTCTGTGGGTAGCCTTTCATGAAACCAGTGGCCCGATGCCTAAGAATATTGATTATGAATATCCTTCTTATACTCTTTTTATAGGGATGGATGCTTTTGATAATCTTGTAAAAACCGAAACTCATTTTTGCAATCATTTTGCCCTACATACCTTGCTATCAGCTAAATAAGTTCAGACAAAGCATGTCAGAGGTATAGTGAAACATTTACTGAGCTACTTGATTACACTGAGAGTGCTTCAGTTCCCAGGCAGGACCTTACCGCAATTTAGTTCATCACTGCCATCGGAGCAGTCTTCATCTCCATCACACCTCCACACCAGAGTTATGCAGCGGCCATTTTGACACTGGAATTGATTTTCATCACACGTTACCCTTGTACCTTGAAATGAGAAATAGGCTACAGTTAGATGCTGTAGACCTGAGATAATACAACAGGTCTGATGGTATGACAGTATCTAATATCAGGGCTGACACTGCAATCCCTTAATAATTTCAGCGGTCAGCGGTGATTTCACTCTTCTGGAAACAGTAAGTAGTTTGGATTTATTCACTATCTTACTTGAGGTTGGTAAGAAGATATTAACAAAACCAAGTCTGCTCAAGAATACACGCCAATGGAAGTTAATCCATTAGGGAAATTAGGCCCACCAGGATAACAATATTGACATAATCAAGATCAACTCAATGGTTATTTGTATGAATTCTGGTTAATATTTGGTTTGTCATTCTTAGCAGTGCTCTAAGAGACAaagccagggcccttccacacagccctatatcccagaatgtcaaggaagaaaattccacaatatctgttttgaagtgggttatccaagtccacactcagataatgtgggattttctgccttgatattttgggatatagggctgtgtggaagggcccccagttgcAGTTGAAGGTATACCATGTAAAAACCCAGAAGTGGTTTTCTTGCTTTGTTACAGTGTCATAAGACAGTATCCAAGCTTTTATGCATGATTCCACCAGAGTGAATGTTCGTCAAGATGACAGCAAGAGTTCTATTACATGGATGGTGGAGAGGAGGCAACATTAGAACTGGAGAATTCTAAATtatgaaaaggaaaacaaagaagaggagagaaaaatTAAGAACAGACATTTCTTGAGATGCTGACTTGGAGAGACAGAAAGAACTGAAACTCAAATGACCACAGCCATCGTATCTACAGCACCATTTCCAAGATTCGAGACCTAGGGCAAATTGTGGAGAAAAAAGAATCCCTTTCTGTTAGCTGATAGAATAATTTTTTGTATGCAATTCCTTTTCTCCCAGAGAGATCAGAATTTGGCTTGGATATCACAACTGTATGGACTTCTTTGTCTATCAAAAAGCCTATTCCCAGTTGCCCTGGCTGGCTGCACTTTAAAAGTTTAACCAGGTGCTAAAAAATCACTTTGTTGCTCTCATTGGTATAAATGGCTGggaataaaaaaaaatgctaACCTACTGGAAATAACCCAGAATCTGGGTATCTATCAAGATCGAGCTGCTCCCCATCCTAGATTGTAGGATCATTATATTCCACATAATTCCTTATAATTCCTCAAATGCTAATGGAAATTATGATTTTGCAGAAGAAAGCCACAAGTTATAGTGCAGAAAACTGAGAAATGTCCAAGATCTAACAACGGAAAGTTGTAGTTTTTAGTATTAAACAGTTTGACACCAAAATGACCCAAACTCCAAACTTCCAGCATTTCCCAACCCAACTTGCAGATGGGCAGATGTTGAACCAGAGATTCGGCGCCCAAAGAACATGTTCCGACCAGTAACCTCCccacaacaccacctgagctctgcaagtgcagcatttttttttttttgaatgaagcagagagtgtttgaggatcgggacatccgtaggaagaccaagatgcttgtttataaagctactgtcctcccaaccctgcaaaacgcctgtgaaacatggtctacagacatcacattcaactactggaataattccatcagtgttgcctccaaaaaatcctgtgaatctcttgggaagacaggcagacaaatgtcagcttgctggaagaagcgaagaccaccagTGTTGAAGCGATGCTTcgacaccatcaactctgctggactggccactttgtctgaatgcccgagcaccatctcccaaggcaattactatactcccaacataatgggaaatgtaatgttggtagacaggaaaagagatttaaagatgggcttagagCTAACTTTGaaaactgtggcatggacactgagaaatgggaagccctggctcttaagcactctaactggaggtcagttgtgaccagccgTGATGCAGAATTCAAAAGGCACAAACAGAGagcaaaaaggagaaatgtgttaagaggaaggcatgtcaagccaaccctgactgggattgccttccacctggaaaccaatgtcctcactgcgggaaaacatgtggatcaagaatagggctccacagccatctacggacccactgccaagacaccagaccatcatcctcaggctacaagagatcacctaagtaagtaagtaagatcgtATAAGTTTATAATGAGCAGTCAGAGGGGTTCATATGtgaaaattacatttattttgttCATCTCTTACATATCCAGCCATGACATAGAAATGGCTGAATAATGTATGATTGTACTCAGATACATAGCTGTGTTTGTTTGCATAGGCAAACAAAGGGCTATTGTATTACCTTTGATACTAATGAAGAGAAAAGTCTGTATGATGAAGCTTTAGTAGGCTGGAGGTGCATCTTGTATTGTAGAAtcaatatagtttgacaccacttttagctgctatggctcaatgctatggaatcttgggtaattgtaattttataaaatctttagccttctctgtcagtgTGCTGGGCCcaaagtaactacaactcccatggttccggAGTATTGAGccgt
This genomic interval from Anolis sagrei isolate rAnoSag1 chromosome 2, rAnoSag1.mat, whole genome shotgun sequence contains the following:
- the VLDLR gene encoding very low-density lipoprotein receptor isoform X1; translated protein: MEAPPLGCWGLALLLLLLLAGLRGQGARGTRVTCDENQFQCQNGRCITLVWRCDGDEDCSDGSDELNCVKKTCSPSDFVCQNGQCIPSRWHCDGDTDCEDGSDEHSELCYTRKCSVGEISCGPRSSRCIPVSWRCDGENDCGDGTDEDDCANITCSPEEFTCANGRCISKDFACNGQEDCSDGSDEAGCAAPTCKAGEFQCKSESDSCIPVNWVCDSEPDCTDWSDESPEQCGRQPVLTVKCGESEMLCDSGDECFHKKWRCDGDTDCKDGSDEINCPSRTCRPDQFKCEDGNCIHGTRQCNGVRDCIDGSDEVNCQTVNQCSGPGKFRCRSGECIDSSKVCNQKQDCKDWSDEPLKQCNINECLVNNGGCSHICKDLVIGYECDCPAGFQLIDRKTCGDIDECQNPGICSQICINTKLGYKCECSRGYRMDAQTGVCKAIGGEPSLLFTNHWNIRQFALERQDYTQLVGGLRNVVALSADMVERKVIWADAGRNGIFSALLTSSNSPGRHLQIVENVQSPAGIAVDWIYENIYWTDSSLKSISVATLNGTKWKVLFNTNLTEPASIAVDPLSGFMYWSDWGEPAKIEKAGMNGLDRQQLVTTDIEKPSGIALDLVKNRLYWVDAKLHKLSSVDLNGQDRRIILHSHEFLAHPLGLTIFEDTVYWTDGVNEAIYTANKFTGADLETVVNNLYDARGIIVFHELVQPSGNNWCEEDNMKNGGCEYLCLPAPKINDRSPKYTCVCPDGDTLQSNGLRCRGTGTDVANTETKESSRAEKPPGPLSGGQNQSSLVTEELSYSRSSSAAWAILPVLFLAMVAAGSYFMWRNWQHKNMKSMNFDNPVYLKTTEEDLAIDIGRHSSSVGHTYPAISVVSTDDDLS
- the VLDLR gene encoding very low-density lipoprotein receptor isoform X2, with amino-acid sequence MEAPPLGCWGLALLLLLLLAGLRGQGARGTRVTCDENQFQCQNGRCITLVWRCDGDEDCSDGSDELNCVKKTCSPSDFVCQNGQCIPSRWHCDGDTDCEDGSDEHSELCYTRKCSVGEISCGPRSSRCIPVSWRCDGENDCGDGTDEDDCANITCSPEEFTCANGRCISKDFACNGQEDCSDGSDEAGCAAPTCKAGEFQCKSESDSCIPVNWVCDSEPDCTDWSDESPEQCGRQPVLTVKCGESEMLCDSGDECFHKKWRCDGDTDCKDGSDEINCPSRTCRPDQFKCEDGNCIHGTRQCNGVRDCIDGSDEVNCQTVNQCSGPGKFRCRSGECIDSSKVCNQKQDCKDWSDEPLKQCNINECLVNNGGCSHICKDLVIGYECDCPAGFQLIDRKTCGDIDECQNPGICSQICINTKLGYKCECSRGYRMDAQTGVCKAIGGEPSLLFTNHWNIRQFALERQDYTQLVGGLRNVVALSADMVERKVIWADAGRNGIFSALLTSSNSPGRHLQIVENVQSPAGIAVDWIYENIYWTDSSLKSISVATLNGTKWKVLFNTNLTEPASIAVDPLSGFMYWSDWGEPAKIEKAGMNGLDRQQLVTTDIEKPSGIALDLVKNRLYWVDAKLHKLSSVDLNGQDRRIILHSHEFLAHPLGLTIFEDTVYWTDGVNEAIYTANKFTGADLETVVNNLYDARGIIVFHELVQPSGNNWCEEDNMKNGGCEYLCLPAPKINDRSPKYTCVCPDGDTLQSNGLRCRGQNQSSLVTEELSYSRSSSAAWAILPVLFLAMVAAGSYFMWRNWQHKNMKSMNFDNPVYLKTTEEDLAIDIGRHSSSVGHTYPAISVVSTDDDLS